The Arcanobacterium pinnipediorum genome includes a region encoding these proteins:
- a CDS encoding ABC transporter ATP-binding protein — protein MTTIHIEHVSLRYPDGFQALRDVSLDVDHGQILGLLGSSGSGKSTLLRAIAGLEPIAQGRITVGGQDMDGVPPHRRNVGMVFQDGQLFPHRNVERNIAYGLEMAGVKRSERQARVAHMLDVVGLAGFEKREVGTLSGGQAQRVALARSLAARPQVLLLDEPLSALDKELRQRLAVDVRQILKAAQMTAIFVTHDPDEATSVADRVLRMADGTIVQ, from the coding sequence ATGACCACGATCCACATTGAGCATGTGAGTTTGAGATATCCAGATGGTTTCCAGGCGTTACGAGATGTGAGCCTGGATGTTGATCACGGCCAGATTTTAGGGCTACTTGGTTCTTCAGGGTCGGGTAAGTCCACACTGTTGCGGGCAATTGCTGGGCTGGAGCCGATCGCGCAGGGTCGTATCACAGTGGGTGGGCAGGATATGGATGGAGTTCCCCCACACCGGCGCAACGTGGGCATGGTGTTTCAAGATGGCCAACTTTTCCCGCACCGCAACGTCGAACGCAATATCGCTTACGGTCTCGAAATGGCTGGGGTTAAGCGCAGTGAACGTCAAGCGCGGGTGGCACACATGCTCGACGTCGTGGGGTTGGCTGGCTTTGAAAAGCGTGAGGTGGGCACTCTTTCGGGAGGTCAAGCCCAGCGGGTTGCCTTGGCGCGCTCGCTCGCTGCGCGCCCACAGGTACTCCTTCTCGATGAACCGCTTTCTGCTCTGGATAAAGAGTTGCGCCAACGCCTGGCAGTAGATGTGCGCCAGATCCTCAAAGCTGCTCAGATGACGGCTATCTTCGTCACTCACGATCCGGATGAGGCTACCTCGGTTGCCGATCGTGTTTTGCGCATGGCAGATGGGACGATTGTGCAGTAA
- a CDS encoding DUF4921 family protein produces MVDTYSFPPPITKMADGTIKQINPFSGTEVWTIPGRADRPIDIVHTDVEPIDPELIGHTCAFCTQRILETPPEKARIVRKRDDAVVYRGTDVDMLTREWEFRRIPNLFEILSFDYWAKNYDYRLPAAARGRLEAYMADPAGRAHVLKVLRMKLHNTHTEEEFEALSDLEITTLAYPLFGGGHDLILARRHFIPGATTTAQLASAGTLTPQEHEWFIRLTVDAMHDLYTQNKYVRYVQVFQNWLKPAGASFDHLHKQLVAIDQRSVNGKLEVERVRQNPNLYNEAAVNYAGYHNLILAENAHAIAIAGFGHRYPTLEIWSKSPASQPWEHTDEERRAMSDLIHAMHAATGPDVPTNEEWHCKPIDADVNMPWKVLIKWRVSTLAGFEGGTKIYVNTIDPWALRDRVVPRLLELRAEGAIAHNISIASECSNEPNVLKYNPNLSL; encoded by the coding sequence ATGGTTGACACATATTCTTTCCCACCGCCCATCACAAAAATGGCAGACGGCACGATCAAACAGATCAACCCGTTTTCCGGAACCGAAGTGTGGACCATACCCGGGCGCGCTGATCGTCCGATCGATATCGTGCACACCGACGTCGAACCGATCGATCCCGAACTCATCGGCCACACGTGCGCGTTTTGTACCCAGCGAATTTTAGAGACGCCGCCGGAAAAAGCGCGGATTGTGCGTAAGCGCGACGATGCCGTGGTTTACCGCGGTACCGACGTCGATATGCTCACTCGCGAGTGGGAGTTCCGTCGCATCCCTAACCTGTTTGAGATTTTGTCGTTTGACTACTGGGCGAAGAACTATGATTATCGTCTGCCGGCTGCTGCTCGTGGCCGGCTCGAAGCCTACATGGCTGATCCGGCTGGGCGCGCTCACGTACTTAAAGTCTTGCGGATGAAACTGCATAACACCCATACTGAGGAAGAGTTTGAGGCACTTAGCGATCTCGAAATCACCACGTTGGCCTATCCGCTTTTCGGGGGCGGCCACGATTTGATCCTGGCACGCCGGCATTTTATTCCCGGAGCAACCACCACCGCACAGTTAGCTTCGGCTGGCACTCTCACACCACAAGAACACGAATGGTTTATTCGCCTCACAGTTGATGCTATGCATGATCTCTACACCCAAAATAAATACGTTCGTTACGTGCAAGTGTTCCAAAACTGGCTCAAACCAGCCGGTGCGTCCTTTGACCATTTACATAAGCAGCTCGTAGCAATCGATCAACGTTCAGTTAACGGCAAACTCGAAGTCGAACGAGTGCGCCAAAATCCGAACCTGTACAACGAAGCTGCCGTGAACTATGCGGGCTACCATAATTTAATTTTGGCTGAAAACGCCCACGCTATTGCGATTGCGGGATTTGGCCACCGTTATCCGACGTTAGAGATTTGGTCTAAATCCCCTGCCTCCCAGCCGTGGGAACACACCGATGAAGAACGTCGAGCGATGAGCGATTTAATCCATGCGATGCATGCAGCAACTGGCCCAGATGTTCCCACCAATGAAGAATGGCATTGTAAACCGATTGATGCTGATGTGAATATGCCGTGGAAAGTGCTGATTAAATGGCGTGTTTCCACCTTGGCTGGATTCGAAGGTGGCACAAAGATCTACGTCAACACGATTGATCCATGGGCACTGCGTGACCGCGTCGTGCCGCGCCTACTAGAGCTGCGCGCCGAAGGGGCAATCGCACACAATATCTCCATTGCCAGCGAATGCAGCAATGAGCCTAATGTGCTCAAATATAATCCGAATCTTTCCTTATAG
- a CDS encoding MFS transporter, with translation MSKNVEKVRLPREIWVIVAASVAISLGYGIVAPVLPRFAIQFGVTTTAATLVVSAFAFTRLIFAPAAGRLSGRLGERRLYLLGIFIVAISSAASAGSQAYWHLLILRGVGGFGSVMFSVAAMSLVIQLAPPNARGRASAAFGGGFLIGNIAGPALGALIAPLGYRWPFMIYAVMLLIAMAIVAYEIPADGHRRRQWRKILFKRSGGKAQAPRAAEVFPKVAPTVMVPNSTDRGVLTIAGAFEHRRFPLVLGTAFVQGWANMGMRVAVVPLLAGTIMVGPHWLPAGDWLAGGAMTAFALGNVVALLRAGRWADLYGRASVTIWGLLISGVFTIALGFSLTTVTFIALCFFGGIGAGFIQPAQQGAVADIIGDRQGGSVVSFFQQFTDFGTILGPIIAGLIIDYSGYLAAYIVGGSVLIIAGLAWIFFDSEK, from the coding sequence GTGAGTAAAAATGTTGAGAAAGTGCGTCTACCGCGCGAAATCTGGGTGATTGTTGCAGCGTCGGTTGCAATTTCGTTGGGCTATGGAATCGTTGCCCCGGTCTTGCCGCGGTTCGCTATCCAGTTCGGGGTAACGACGACGGCGGCCACTTTAGTTGTGTCCGCATTCGCTTTCACCCGACTTATTTTTGCTCCAGCAGCTGGGCGCTTGTCTGGGCGTCTCGGGGAACGCCGACTGTACTTGCTCGGTATTTTCATTGTTGCTATCTCCTCAGCTGCTAGCGCGGGCTCGCAAGCATACTGGCATTTGTTGATTCTGCGCGGTGTGGGTGGTTTTGGTTCGGTAATGTTTTCGGTTGCAGCGATGTCGCTGGTAATCCAGTTGGCTCCGCCCAATGCGCGCGGGCGCGCCTCGGCAGCGTTCGGTGGTGGGTTCCTTATCGGTAATATTGCTGGCCCAGCCTTGGGGGCGTTGATCGCGCCACTAGGCTATCGGTGGCCGTTCATGATCTATGCGGTGATGTTGTTAATCGCGATGGCGATCGTTGCCTACGAAATTCCTGCTGATGGGCATCGGCGTCGTCAGTGGCGGAAAATTTTATTCAAGCGCTCTGGCGGCAAAGCCCAAGCTCCGCGCGCTGCGGAGGTGTTTCCTAAAGTTGCGCCCACGGTTATGGTGCCTAACTCAACTGACCGCGGCGTGCTAACTATCGCTGGGGCGTTTGAGCATCGACGCTTCCCGCTCGTGTTAGGCACTGCATTCGTTCAAGGCTGGGCCAATATGGGTATGCGTGTTGCGGTGGTTCCTCTTCTAGCGGGCACGATTATGGTTGGCCCGCACTGGCTGCCGGCGGGCGACTGGCTGGCTGGCGGTGCAATGACGGCCTTTGCTCTGGGTAATGTGGTGGCCTTGCTACGTGCCGGGCGCTGGGCAGATCTCTATGGTCGCGCCAGCGTGACGATTTGGGGTTTGCTGATCTCAGGCGTATTTACGATTGCGCTCGGTTTTTCACTCACGACGGTGACATTCATTGCCCTGTGTTTCTTCGGTGGTATTGGCGCTGGTTTTATTCAGCCGGCTCAACAAGGAGCAGTTGCGGACATCATCGGTGATCGGCAAGGCGGATCGGTGGTCTCCTTCTTCCAGCAGTTCACCGATTTCGGCACTATTCTCGGCCCGATTATCGCCGGGCTGATCATCGACTATTCGGGTTATCTTGCCGCATATATTGTTGGCGGTAGTGTTTTGATCATCGCTGGGTTGGCATGGATCTTCTTCGATTCAGAAAAATGA
- a CDS encoding lipid II:glycine glycyltransferase FemX, whose product MFLDINDANQTQRFDDFIASSPHANLLQTRAWAHVKAGWDSHYFYHETDGEIDATLSVLSIMDSRFGARLFYAPRGPVCDLNQIDVVTSLIDEAEAYARAHEGFLLRIDPSVADDEGLRQAYAQAGYPFQREDANTTQPLMSLVLDINGRNREELLAALSKNTRKNVRKSYRLGVTNRVGGREDLPEFYRLFEMMNQHHGISYRPYSYFERLYDAFEDRVRLSFSMFEGRAITTSFLITFNDTANALYGADSHEFQVGQSYQINYEEISYAAEQGCRYYDMGGIFHTDEDNGLYHFKRKFTEDNVIHWIGNIDRILDAEKYDRFRELTGRKED is encoded by the coding sequence ATGTTTCTCGATATTAACGACGCGAACCAAACCCAACGTTTTGATGATTTTATAGCTTCGAGCCCGCACGCTAACCTGTTGCAAACTCGTGCCTGGGCGCATGTGAAAGCCGGCTGGGATAGCCACTATTTCTATCACGAAACTGACGGCGAAATCGATGCCACCCTTTCGGTTTTATCCATTATGGATTCACGGTTTGGCGCCCGGTTGTTTTACGCTCCGCGTGGCCCGGTCTGTGATTTGAACCAGATCGACGTCGTTACTAGCCTTATCGACGAAGCCGAAGCGTATGCTCGGGCCCACGAGGGTTTCTTGTTGCGAATTGATCCGAGCGTGGCTGATGATGAAGGTTTGCGTCAGGCCTACGCTCAAGCCGGGTATCCGTTCCAGCGTGAGGATGCCAATACCACTCAGCCACTGATGAGCCTGGTGTTGGATATCAATGGACGCAATCGGGAAGAGTTGTTGGCGGCGTTGTCGAAGAACACTCGGAAAAATGTGCGTAAGTCTTACCGGCTTGGGGTTACTAACCGCGTGGGTGGGCGTGAGGATCTGCCGGAGTTTTATCGTCTTTTTGAGATGATGAATCAACATCACGGGATTTCGTATCGGCCCTATAGTTATTTTGAGCGGCTCTATGATGCCTTTGAAGATCGGGTTCGACTGAGCTTTTCGATGTTTGAAGGACGAGCGATCACCACTTCGTTTTTGATTACGTTTAACGATACGGCCAATGCCCTCTATGGCGCAGATTCTCACGAGTTCCAGGTGGGGCAGTCTTATCAGATCAACTATGAGGAAATATCGTATGCTGCTGAGCAGGGCTGCCGATACTATGACATGGGCGGTATTTTCCATACGGATGAAGATAATGGGCTCTATCATTTCAAGCGCAAGTTCACCGAGGATAACGTTATTCACTGGATCGGGAATATAGATCGCATTCTCGATGCCGAAAAATATGACCGGTTCCGGGAGTTGACTGGCCGGAAGGAAGACTGA